In Rutidosis leptorrhynchoides isolate AG116_Rl617_1_P2 chromosome 2, CSIRO_AGI_Rlap_v1, whole genome shotgun sequence, one genomic interval encodes:
- the LOC139891952 gene encoding serine/threonine-protein kinase PBL34-like, with product MGVGPDSIKTRVLNVDKLKESKNKEIDCEETGCWFKLRFFKGCISSRSKVESSSSGSSIQYAESKSANDNSTDQPVAPVASSSTTSIEESSTSTPNITEELKIASQLRKFNFGELKSATRNFRPESLLGEGGFGCVFKGWINESGTTPVKPGTGLTVAVKTLNHDGLQGHKEWLAEVNFLGDLLHPNLVKLIGYCIEDDQRLLVYEFMPRGSLENHLFRRSLPLPWAMRMKIALGAAKGLAFLHEEAERPVIYRDFKTSNILLDADYNAKLSDFGLAKDGPEGDKTHVSTRVMGTYGYAAPEYVMTGHLTSKSDVYSFGVVLLEMITGRRSMDKTRPNGEHNLVEWARPYLGERRRFYRLIDPRLEGRFSIRGAQKAAQLATLCLSRDPKARPLMSEVHESLKPLPNLKDMACSSPYFQVMQSERMGSNSSSRNGSKGGSMRSLSISNSPHSHNQPYWSPKPVP from the exons ATGGGGGTGGGTCCTGATTCTATAAAAACTAGGGTTTTGAATGTGGATAAATTGAAGGAGAGTAAGAATAAAGAAATTGATTGTGAAGAAACAGGGTGTTGGTTTAAGTTAAGATTTTTTAAAGGGTGTATATCATCAAGGTCTAAAGTTGAGAGTTCAAGTAGTGGCAGCAGCATTCAATATG CTGAAAGTAAATCGGCAAACGATAATAGTACAGACCAACCGGTTGCTCCAGTTGCTTCATCATCAACCACGAGCATTGAAGAAAGCAGTACATCGACTCCAAATATAACCGAAGAACTCAAAATTGCTTCGCAGCTTCGTAAATTCAATTTCGGTGAACTCAAATCGGCAACAAGGAATTTTAGACCCGAGAGTCTACTTGGTGAGGGTGGTTTCGGATGTGTTTTTAAAGGATGGATCAACGAGAGTGGGACCACGCCTGTTAAGCCTGGCACTGGTCTTACCGTTGCTGTCAAGACTCTGAACCATGATGGACTCCAGGGTCACAAAGAATGGCTT GCTGAAGTTAACTTTCTTGGTGATCTTTTACATCCGAATTTGGTTAAATTAATTGGTTATTGCATTGAAGATGATCAAAGGCTTCTTGTGTACGAGTTTATGCCTCGTGGAAGCCTAGAAAACCATTTGTTCAGAA GGTCTCTTCCTCTTCCATGGGCTATGAGAATGAAAATTGCACTCGGTGCTGCGAAGGGTCTTGCGTTTCTTCATGAGGAAGCTGAAAGACCGGTCATATATCGAGATTTTAAAACTTCAAATATTTTACTTGATGCG GACTACAATGCAAAACTGTCTGATTTTGGGCTTGCAAAAGACGGGCCAGAAGGTGATAAGACGCATGTGTCTACACGAGTGATGGGTACGTATGGCTATGCTGCTCCAGAGTATGTTATGACCG GACATTTGACATCCAAGAGTGATGTCTACAGTTTCGGGGTGGTTCTACTTGAGATGATAACGGGCAGGAGATCAATGGACAAAACCCGCCCAAATGGCGAGCATAATCTTGTTGAATGGGCTCGACCGTATCTTGGAGAGCGAAGAAGGTTTTATAGGTTGATAGATCCTCGGTTGGAAGGTCGATTCTCGATACGGGGTGCGCAAAAGGCGGCTCAACTGGCTACACTTTGCCTTAGCCGTGACCCAAAGGCTAGACCACTCATGAGTGAGGTTCATGAATCCCTAAAACCGCTCCCAAACCTTAAGGACATGGCTTGTTCCTCCCCGTATTTTCAGGTAATGCAGTCGGAGAGGATGGGAAGCAACTCGAGTAGTAGAAATGGGTCGAAAGGCGGGTCGATGAGGAGTCTATCGATTTCAAACTCGCCACATAGTCATAATCAACCCTATTGGTCTCCAAAACCCGTACCATAG